GATGGGCATACGACAAGGTCGGCGCGAAAGTACTCGGTAGTCTTCCCGTCCTTGCCGCTCTCGTGCCTGTGCTGGCATTCACCGACTCCGTGGTCGCGGTGATCGCCGGCGCGCTGGTATGGGGAGCGGCCGTCGGCGTGCAGGAGTCGACGCTGCGCGCGGTCGTCGCCGACCTCGTCCCACCACCTCGCCGTGCCACCGCCTACGGTCTTTACGCCGCGATCATCGGAGTCGCCACCGCCGTGGGCGGGGCCTTGACCGGACTCCTCTACGAAGTCTCGATCCCGATCTTGATCGGCACCGTCGTCACCATTCAAATTCTCGCTGTCGTGTGCCTGATCGGCACCACACACATTCGATCTCACACCAGTCGTTCCCCTTCCTGAATTCATCCTCCGATCGGACGGTTCCTTTCGTGTCCCACCACCCCGATACCCCTGGCCAACCGTGGATCCGGCCGCTGATCGCGGCGATCACCTGTTTTGCCGTGTTGCTCGTCGTCGGTGTCTTCTCGAAGACGTGGGTCATCGAGCACGGACTGGATCTCGACGAAGGGATCGAACGCCACCGCACATCGTGGGGCGTCGTGTTGGCTGAGGTGGTGACCGATTGTGCGCAACCTGCGGTCGGAGTCGGCGTCGTCTTCGTTCTCGCAGCCTGGCTCGGGATGCGTCGGCGCCGCTCGGACGCGATCCTCGTTCTGGCGATCATGGCGGGAACACTGATCGTCTCGACCGTCGCCAAGTATGCAATCCGGGAGCCCCGGCCTCCGGTGTCGTTGTGGGCGATGACGCCGGACACACACTGGTCGTTCCCCTCTGGACATACCGCCGTGGCAGCGGCGGGTGTCGGCATCATTGTTCTGCTGACCGCACACTCACGCTCGGCACTGCGCAGGGGCGCCCGTCTTCTCGCAGTCCTGTTCGCCCTCACCGTCGCCGCATCACGCCTGTATCTGGGGGTGCACTACCCCAGCGACGTGATTGCCAGCTTCCTCGCCGCCGCCACCGCCATTCTCGCGGTTCATGTCGGCTCTCACATCCCTGCCGGGTTCCGCTTGGTGACCGGCCGATGGCTACGTAATGGCATCGACGCGCCGAATGTCGTTGACATCGAAGAACCGATGAGAGAGGACTCGTCATGACCTCGCAGCTCTACCTCGTCCGCCACGGACAAACCGCCCTCAACGCCGAAGGCCGCCTACGCGGCCTGGCCGATCCACCGCTCGACGAGATCGGCGAGCGACAAGCCGCCGCCGTAGCGAGGGCCCTGAGCGATATCGGAGCGAGCCTTGTTCTGTCCAGTCCACTCCGCCGCGCCGTCCGCACCGCGCAGATCATCGCCGAGGCGCTGGGCATAGAGCAGCGCATCGATGCACGCTTGAACGACCGCGACTACGGGTTCTGGACCGGGCACCGTAAGAGTGAGGTACTAGCAGAATGGGGCACCGTCGATGCAGCGCCCGGGGTGGAGACGTCCGAGACGGTTCTTACCCGTGTCCTGCCCGCACTCGACGAATTCGCGGTACCGGGCGCCGATTCGACACCGTTGATCGTCGTCACCCACGACGCCGTCATCCGGCCACTGATGCTGCACATCGACCCGGACGCAACGACGATCACCGTCCCCACAGGGTCCTACCAGGTGCTCATCTACCTCGAGGGGAGGTGGAGAATCGATCTCATCGATCAGCAACCCCTCTGACCATCACCTCGGATGAAAAGCGTCACCCATCCCGTCCCGGTGCCCGGCAGTGCGACTGCCCTTGCGAGCCTGCGAATTCCGGGCGAGCCTGCGACTTCCGGCACCAGATGCGATGGTCGTCCACCGTTCCAGGAGACCCCATGAACAGCCAGCAGAAGATTTCGCACGCGGCGCACTCACCACTGACCTGTCATCTGCACGAAACCCGCTCACATCTACCCGTCGCAGGTCACATCGTTGCCGGCCTCGGTTCCGGCGCCCCTAGCAGTAACGCACTGACATTCGCCACGGATTTCGCAGCGAAGCAGGGCGCAGCATTGCATATCGTGCACTGCATCGACGTCGAAGACATGCCCGTCGAAACCGATTCCCCCTATTACGAAGATCGCTTCCACCAGGCTGTCACCGCCCAACGCGATCGCGCACTCGCGATACTGCACGCCTTCCCCGGTAACTGGACCTACGACTGCCAGCGCGCCGAACCTGCACAATATTTGATGACAATCGCCGACACATACGGGGCCTTCGTCATCGTGATCGGCGCTCCGCGCCTGGGAGCGGTATCGGCCGGCGGCACTCTGTTCCACACCTCGGTCTCGAGCCGACTGGCCCGTCAGAACCGGTATGCACTGCTCCTGATTCCGGCTACCGTCTCCGCTGCAGCGTGGCCGGACAAATCCACGTGACTGTGTCGGCATTTCGCGCGCCCCGCCGTTCCGCGATGCGATAACGACGGACTGCTGTTCACCTGGTGACGACAGAGTACTGCGCTGATGCGAGACCGCTCAGAGTAGAGATTTCTCCGTGACGACACGCTGCCCGCGGAGAAGAACGCACATAAAC
The Rhodococcus qingshengii JCM 15477 genome window above contains:
- a CDS encoding histidine phosphatase family protein, producing the protein MTSQLYLVRHGQTALNAEGRLRGLADPPLDEIGERQAAAVARALSDIGASLVLSSPLRRAVRTAQIIAEALGIEQRIDARLNDRDYGFWTGHRKSEVLAEWGTVDAAPGVETSETVLTRVLPALDEFAVPGADSTPLIVVTHDAVIRPLMLHIDPDATTITVPTGSYQVLIYLEGRWRIDLIDQQPL
- a CDS encoding universal stress protein → MNSQQKISHAAHSPLTCHLHETRSHLPVAGHIVAGLGSGAPSSNALTFATDFAAKQGAALHIVHCIDVEDMPVETDSPYYEDRFHQAVTAQRDRALAILHAFPGNWTYDCQRAEPAQYLMTIADTYGAFVIVIGAPRLGAVSAGGTLFHTSVSSRLARQNRYALLLIPATVSAAAWPDKST
- a CDS encoding phosphatase PAP2 family protein, with the protein product MSHHPDTPGQPWIRPLIAAITCFAVLLVVGVFSKTWVIEHGLDLDEGIERHRTSWGVVLAEVVTDCAQPAVGVGVVFVLAAWLGMRRRRSDAILVLAIMAGTLIVSTVAKYAIREPRPPVSLWAMTPDTHWSFPSGHTAVAAAGVGIIVLLTAHSRSALRRGARLLAVLFALTVAASRLYLGVHYPSDVIASFLAAATAILAVHVGSHIPAGFRLVTGRWLRNGIDAPNVVDIEEPMREDSS